The Streptococcus oralis region GAGAATGGCATGATTCGTTTAGATGGTAGCCAGACGATTCTCCTATCAGGCTTCGGTGGAGGTTTGACATGGGGCACACTCATTCTTACAATCTAGGTAATCATGTGGTAAACACATAGTTATAAATTTTTTATATTTTAAAGGAGTCCTATCATGGCAGTATTTGAAAAAGTACAAGAAATTATCGTTGAAGAACTTGGGAAAGACGCATCAGAAGTAACACTTGAATCTACTTTTGATGATTTGGATGCAGATTCATTGGACTTGTTCCAAGTAATCTCTGAAATCGAAGATGCTTTCGATATCCAAATCGAAGCAGAAGATAACTTGAAAACAGTTGGTGACTTGGTTGCCTACGTTGAAGAGCAAACAAAATAATTAACATATTACTAGAAGGAGTAGGGGAAACCCACTCCCTCTTGTTTAGGTAATAGTTTGAAACTCAAATGATAAACTCATCGAACTATTACGTAAGCAAGGAATGATGGAGGCACTATGAAAACACGTATTACAGAATTATTGAACATTGATTATCCTATCTTTCAAGGAGGAATGGCCTGGGTTGCTGATGGTGACTTGGCTGGTGCAGTATCAAAAGCTGGTGGTCTAGGGATCATCGGTGGTGGGAATGCACCGAAAGAGGTCGTAAAGGCTAATATCGATAAAATCAAATCACTTACGGACAAACCTTTTGGTGTCAACATCATGCTCTTGTCACCTTTTGTAGAAGACATCGTTGATCTCGTGATTGAAGAAGGGGTCAAGGTGGTGACAACTGGTGCAGGAAATCCAAGTAAATACATGACTCGTTTCCATGATGCAGGAATTACTGTTATTCCTGTTGTTCCAAGTGTTGCTTTGGCAAAACGCATGGAAAAAATTGGTGCAGATGCAGTTATTGCAGAAGGAATGGAAGCCGGTGGGCATATTGGTAAATTAACGACGATGACCTTGGTTCGCCAAGTTGCTGCAGCTGTTTCAATTCCAGTTATCGCAGCTGGAGGAATTGCGGACGGTGAAGGTGTCGCTGCAGGCTTTATGCTTGGTGCTGAGGCCGTTCAAGTTGGTACGCGTTTCGTAGTAGCTAAGGAATCTAACGCCCATCCAAAATACAAGGAAAAAATCTTAAAAGCGCGTGATATTGATACGACTATTTCCGCTCAACACTTTGGACATGCTGTTCGTGCCATTAAAAACCAATTGACACGTGACTTTGAGCAGGCTGAAAAGGATGCCTTTAAACAAGAAAATCCAGATTTAGAAATCTTTGAACAAATGGGGGCTGGTGCTCTTGCTAAAGCCGTTGTTCA contains the following coding sequences:
- a CDS encoding acyl carrier protein; the encoded protein is MAVFEKVQEIIVEELGKDASEVTLESTFDDLDADSLDLFQVISEIEDAFDIQIEAEDNLKTVGDLVAYVEEQTK
- the fabK gene encoding enoyl-[acyl-carrier-protein] reductase FabK, which gives rise to MKTRITELLNIDYPIFQGGMAWVADGDLAGAVSKAGGLGIIGGGNAPKEVVKANIDKIKSLTDKPFGVNIMLLSPFVEDIVDLVIEEGVKVVTTGAGNPSKYMTRFHDAGITVIPVVPSVALAKRMEKIGADAVIAEGMEAGGHIGKLTTMTLVRQVAAAVSIPVIAAGGIADGEGVAAGFMLGAEAVQVGTRFVVAKESNAHPKYKEKILKARDIDTTISAQHFGHAVRAIKNQLTRDFEQAEKDAFKQENPDLEIFEQMGAGALAKAVVHGDVEGGSVMAGQIAGLVSKEETVEEILKDLYYGAAKKIQEEASRWAGVVRND